AGCAACATCGGCTTCTGGGCCCATGTCGGAGGCTTCCTGGCCGGATTCGGTGCGTCCGCCTACCTCGGGTTCGGAGCCCCCATACATCGGGAGAGACTGGAATTCGTCGCCGAAAGTGCCCTGGACCGATTCTCGGGATACGGAGAAGGGATCGAGGCGTTGGAGACGTTGCTTTCCAAGGACCCCCAAAACCCCGAGCACCATCTCCACCTTGCAAGGGCCAAGACCCGGTGGAGGGCCTCGGAAGAAGGAAGGGTCCATTACGAGCAGGCCATCCGCCTTTTTTTGAAGGATAGGCCCGAGCAGGCAGTAGAGGCCTTCGTCGAATTCTATGGAAAGTATTTCCGCCTCCTTGAGCCTCCGGTTCAAGTCAGATTGAGCCTTCTCCTCGAAAAGACCCATCCCGACCTTTCGGCCATCACGCTCCAGAGCTTGATCGACACCTATCCTTCGAACGACCTCTCGATGGAGGAGGCCCATCTCCATCTGGCTCGAATCTACCGGAGAAGCTTGAAACGGGCGGACCTCGCCCGAAGGGTTTACGAAAGGTTTCTCGAGCGGTTTCCCGAAAGCGAACACCGGCAGTTCGTCATCAAGAATCTCTCCTCCTTGGATAGGGAGGATGGCTGATGAAGCTCCTTCAGAGATTGCGATCGGCCCGGCGCCTCCATCTCCTTCTTGCACCCATCGTCCTCTATGCAGGCTCGTGGATCTTTACCGAACCCTCCCTCGAGGAGAAGGTGATCGATCGCCTCGAGAAATTCTGTCATGCGGAATACTGGGCGAGGAAGGCTCTGGGGGAAAGGGAGGCCCGGATTGTTGAGTTTTACCGGAACCGATACCGAATGTCGCTGGAGTCGATCTCCCGGCCTCTTTTCGATTACCGGGATAGGGGACAAGTTCAGGCCTTCTTGATCCCGAAAGGTTTTTTATACGAAGCGTGGGAGGAAGGGAGGGGCCGTCGCTCCTACCTTTTGGCCAAGGTGGTGAGC
This is a stretch of genomic DNA from Thermodesulfobacteriota bacterium. It encodes these proteins:
- a CDS encoding rhomboid family intramembrane serine protease, giving the protein MIPVGTNLRLKRLPWVTLAIFFLNSAIHLLQGQFDHEMDFSIENIFLHVPGEFQPWTLITAAFFHADILHLLFNSLYLLVFGPFVEDKLGWKDYLFLYLWTGWIASWVEGVMHALFMRDQLFVRGLGASGAISGVMGIYLYRCYYSKVKLLVNLIIPIGIRIPAYLLLPFWFLQDFLGGIEKLQGIGSNIGFWAHVGGFLAGFGASAYLGFGAPIHRERLEFVAESALDRFSGYGEGIEALETLLSKDPQNPEHHLHLARAKTRWRASEEGRVHYEQAIRLFLKDRPEQAVEAFVEFYGKYFRLLEPPVQVRLSLLLEKTHPDLSAITLQSLIDTYPSNDLSMEEAHLHLARIYRRSLKRADLARRVYERFLERFPESEHRQFVIKNLSSLDREDG